In Camelina sativa cultivar DH55 chromosome 16, Cs, whole genome shotgun sequence, a single window of DNA contains:
- the LOC104752998 gene encoding probable DEAD-box ATP-dependent RNA helicase 48 isoform X1: MYSLILRERSGSLTGSLWNRIVTRNMGGGPRTFPGGLNKWQWKRMHEKKAREKENKLLDQEKQLYEARIRTEIRAKMWGNQDSGEKTAKSKQSHGPMSPKEHIKTLADRFIKAGAEDLWNEDDGPIKKSEEEGSSRLSRRDNGGTGSNSIDSNFNSPIDVRKFVSMGSNSSRRGFSSTSRGRFKRNESSCDEGDDFDAKKLDTLSPFSPKFAGTKEKVKSSRSVEGVIRNKGLFGRRKFRKNDSSTEEDSDEEGEEGKMIGWMDLRKTGSSASLGNHDVKLTKRVNRNVTDEELYPPLDINTVREDLSKRRSVDNVMEENREPHDSIYSGKRFDESSISPLTLKALSASGIFNMTRVQYATLSECLDAGKDALVKAKTGTGKSMAFLLPAIETVLKAMNNGKSVHKVPPIFALILCPTRELASQIAAEGKALLKYHDGIGVQTLTGGTRFKLDQQRLESEPCQILIATPGRLLDHIENKSGLTSRLMALKLFIVDEADLLLDLGFRRDVEKIIDCLPRQRQSLLFSATIPKEVRRVSQLVLKRDHSYIDTIGLGCVETHDKVKQSVIVAPHESHFHLVPHLLKEHISYTSDYKIIVFCSTGMVTSLMYTLLREMKLNVREIHARKAQLHRTRVSDEFKESNRLILVTSDVSARGMNYPDVTLVIQVGIPSDREQYIHRLGRTGREGKGGEGLLLIAPWERYFLDELRDLPLERIPVPDLDSRVKHQVDQSMAKIDTSIKEAAYHAWLGYYNSVRETGRDKTTLAELANRFCHSIGLEKPPALFRRTAVKMGLKGITGIPIRK; the protein is encoded by the exons ATGTACTCGTTAATTCTCCGGGAACGTTCTGGATCCTTGACAGGTTCCTTATGGAACCGAATCGTCACCCGAAACATGGGTGGTGGTCCGAGAACCTTCCCTGGAGGACTCAACAAGTGGCAATGGAAACGAATGCACGAGAAGAAAgctagagagaaagagaacaagctCTTGGATCAAGAGAAGCAGCTTTACGAAGCTCGGATTCGGACCGAGATCCGAGCTAAAATGTGGGGTAATCAAGATTCCGGCGAGAAAACGGCGAAATCGAAGCAGAGTCACGGACCGATGAGTCCGAAAGAGCATATCAAAACCTTGGCTGATCGGTTTATAAAAGCTGGAGCAGAGGATTTGTGGAACGAAGATGATGGGCCGATTAAgaaatcggaagaagaaggGTCGTCGAGATTGTCTCGTAGGGATAATGGAGGAACAGGTTCGAATTCGATTGATTCTAATTTTAATTCGCCAATTGATGTGAGGAAGTTTGTTTCAATGGGTAGTAATAGTAGTAGGAGAGGCTTTTCGAGTACGAGTAGAGGTAGGTTTAAGAGAAATGAGAGTTCTTGTGATGAAGGAGATGACTTTGATGCTAAAAAGTTAGATACTTTGAGTCCTTTTTCTCCTAAATTTGCGGGTACTAAGGAGAAAGTGAAGAGCTCGCGGAGTGTTGAAGGAGTTATAAGGAACAAAGGTTTGTTTGGTCGGAGAAAGTTTAGGAAGAATGATAGTTCAACTGAAGAGGATTCtgatgaagaaggtgaagaggGAAAGATGATAGGTTGGATGGATTTGAGGAAGACAGGAAGCAGTGCGTCGTTAGGAAACCACGATGTCAAACTGACGAAAAGAGTGAACCGTAATGTCACGGACGAAGAGCTGTATCCTCCGTTAGATATTAATACAGTCAGAGAAGATCTCAGTAAAAGAAGATCTGTGGATAATGTAATGGAGGAGAACCGAGAGCCTCATGACTCGATTTACAGTGGGAAAAG ATTTGATGAGTCTAGTATATCTCCTTTGACTTTAAAGGCGCTTTCTGCCTCTGGCATTTTTAATATGACTAGAGTTCAATATGCCACTCTCTCTGAGTGCCTCGATG CAGGTAAAGATGCGTTAGTCAAAGCCAAAACCGGGACGGGAAAAAGCATGGcctttttg cTTCCTGCAATTGAAACAGTTCTGAAAGCGATGAACAACGGTAAAAGTGTTCACAAAGTTCCTCCGATATTTGCTCTTATCCTCTGTCCCACAAGAGAACTTGCGAGCCAGATTGCTGCAGAGGGCAAGGCTCTTCTCAAATACCACGACGGTATCGGTGTTCAGACTCTAACTGGAGGTACCCGCTTCAAACTTGATCAGCAACGACTAGAATCCGAGCCATGCCAG ATACTAATTGCAACTCCGGGAAGACTCTTGGATCATATAGAGAATAAGTCTGGCTTAACATCACGTTTGATGGCTCTTAAATTGTTTATAGTTGACGAGGCTGATCTTTTGCTAGACTTAGGATTTAGGAGAGATGTCGAAAAAATCATAGATTGTTTGCCTCGTCAAAGacaatctcttctcttttctgcaACCATCCCAAAAGAG GTCCGTCGAGTCTCGCAGCTTGTTTTGAAAAGGGATCACTCTTATATAGACACAATCGGTCTTGGTTGTGTAGAAACTCATGATAAG GTGAAGCAATCTGTTATTGTTGCTCCACACGAATCTCATTTCCACTTAGTACCTCATCTACTAAAAGAACACATCAGCTACACGTCTGATTATAAG ATAATAGTCTTCTGCTCAACTGGTATGGTAACATCACTGATGTACACTCTGCTCCGGGAAATGAAATTGAACGTTAGGGAGATTCATGCTAGAAAAGCTCAGCTCCATAGAACACGTGTATCAGACGAGTTCAAGGAATCGAATAGACTGATCCTTGTCACATCTGATGTATCTGCTCGTGGAATGAACTATCCTGATGTTACTTTGGTTATACAG GTCGGTATACCAAGTGATAGAGAACAATATATACATCGGCTTGGTAGAACCGGAAGAGAAGGCAAAGGAGGCGAAGGTTTGCTTTTGATTGCGCCATGGGAGAGATATTTTCTTGATGAGCTCAGAGATTTGCCTCTTGAACGGATTCCGGTTCCGGATCTTGATTCAAGAGTTAAACATCAG GTTGATCAGTCAATGGCCAAGATTGATACAAGTATTAAAGAAGCAGCGTACCATGCTTGGCTCGGTTATTACAACTCGGTTCGAGAAACTGGTAGAGACAAAACCACGCTAGCCGAGTTAGCTAACCGGTTTTGCCATTCTATCGGTTTAGAGAAACCTCCTGCTTTGTTTCGAAGAACCGCGGTTAAGATGGGTCTCAAAGGTATTACTGGTATTCCAATCCGAAAATAA
- the LOC104714685 gene encoding ribulose-phosphate 3-epimerase, cytoplasmic isoform translates to MVSPKIAPSMLSSDFANLAAEAKRMVDLGANWLHMDIMDGHFVPNLTIGAPVIESLRKHTDAYLDCHLMVTNPMDYVEQMGKAGASGFTFHIEVAQENWQELVRKIKSAGMRPGVALKPGTPVEQVYPLVEGATPVEMVLVMTVEPGFGGQKFMPTMMDKVQTLRQKYPTLDIEVDGGLGPSTIDAAAAAGANCIVAGSSVFGAPQPGDVITLLRESVEKASSPTT, encoded by the exons ATGGTGTCGCCGAAGATCGCTCCGTCGATGTTGTCATCGGATTTTGCTAATCTTGCGGCGGAGGCTAAGCGGATGGTCGATTTGGGCGCCAATTGGCTTCACATGGACATTATG GACGG GCATTTTGTTCCGAATTTAACGATTGGTGCTCCTGTCATCGAGAGTTTGAGAAAGCACACAGA TGCTTATCTTGATTGCCACTTGATGGTGACGAACCCCATGGATTACGTGGAACAGATGGGTAAAGCTGGGGCTTCTGGTTTTACATTCCACATTGAAGTGGCCCaag aGAATTGGCAAGAACTTGTGAGGAAGATTAAGTCTGCTGGGATGAGACCAGGTGTGGCTCTAAAGCCTGGAACACCTGTTGAACAAGTCTATCCTCTG GTTGAAGGAGCAACTCCGGTTGAAATGGTTCTTGTGATGACTGTGGAGCCTGGATTTGGAGGCCAGAAGTTCATGCCCACCATGATGGACAAG GTCCAGACATTGAGGCAGAAGTACCCAACACTTGATATTGAAGTAGATGGCGGCTTAGGCCCTTCGACAATTGACGCAGCGGCTGCAGCAGGGGCCAACTGTATCGTTGCAGGAAGTTCAGTGTTCGGAGCTCCACAGCCTGGGGACGTCATAACCCTTCTGCGGGAAAGTGTTGAGAAAGCCTCCTCACCGACCACTTAA
- the LOC104753001 gene encoding ABC transporter I family member 1-like, translating to MLAGFSKPSAGEILWNGHDIAQSGIFQQYKLQLNWISLKDAIKERFTVLDNVQWFELLENKIGKAQPALELMGLGRLVKEKSRMLSMGQRKRLQLARLLAIDRPIWLLDEPSVALDDEGVRLLEYIIAEHRKKGGIVIVATHLPIDIEDAMILRLPPRFPRKITLIDMLDRADIS from the coding sequence ATGTTAGCTGGATTCTCAAAACCATCTGCTGGAGAAATCCTTTGGAACGGTCACGACATAGCTCAATCGGGAATCTTCCAACAGTACAAACTCCAACTCAACTGGATCTCATTGAAAGACGCCATCAAAGAGAGATTCACAGTACTAGACAATGTCCAATGGTTTGAACTTCTCGAGAATAAAATCGGCAAAGCTCAACCGGCATTGGAGCTAATGGGTTTAGGAAGGTTGGTGAAAGAGAAGTCGAGAATGTTGTCAATGGGTCAGAGGAAAAGGTTGCAACTTGCTAGGCTCCTCGCTATAGACAGACCGATTTGGCTTTTGGACGAACCATCAGTTGCTTTGGATGATGAAGGAGTTAGATTGCTTGAGTATATCATTGCAGAGCATAGGAAAAAGGGAGGGATTGTTATTGTTGCTACTCATCTTCCTATTGACATTGAAGATGCTATGATCTTGAGGCTTCCTCCTAGGTTTCCAAGAAAGATCACTTTGATTGATATGCTTGATCGTGCAGACATTTCTTAG
- the LOC104753000 gene encoding tetraspanin-10-like isoform X1 produces MGMGTSTFVIRWVNLLTMLLAVAVIIFGVWMSTHNDGCRRSLTFPVIALGGFIFLISIIGFLGACKRSVALLWIYLVVLLIVLIAILVFTVLAFIVTNNGSGHINPGLRYKEYKLNDYSSWFLKQLNNTNNWKRLKSCLVKSEQCRKLSKRYKTIKQFKSAELTPIEAGCCRPPSECGYPAVNASYYDLSFHSISSNKDCKLYKNLRTIKCYNCDSCKAGVAQYMKTEWRLVAIFNVVLFVVLSMVYFVGCCARRNAASYRSKP; encoded by the exons ATGGGTATGGGCACAAGCACTTTCGTTATCAGATGGGTCAATCTTCTTACAATG CTATTGGCTGTGGCAGTGATAATATTTGGGGTGTGGATGAGTACACATAATGATGGATGCAGAAGGTCACTTACATTTCCAGTCATAGCTCTTGGTGGTTTCATCTTCTTGAT ATCCATAATCGGGTTTCTTGGCGCGTGCAAGAGAAGTGTAGCGCTTCTTTGGATT TATCTTGTTGTGCTCTTGATCGTTTTGATCGCCATTCTTGTCTTTACCGTATTAGC GTTCATTGTAACAAACAATGGGTCCGGGCATATTAACCCTGGTTTAAG GTACAAGGAGTATAAGCTAAATGATTACAGCTCATGGTTTCTGAAACAG cttaacaataccaataactgGAAAAGACTAAAGAGTTGTCTTGTTAAATCAGAGCAATGTAGGAAGCTTTCCAAGAGATATAAG acTATCAAACAATTCAAATCCGCAGAATTGACCCCGATAGAAGCTGGCTGTTGTCGACCACCAtctga GTGTGGTTACCCTGCGGTGAATGCTTCCTACTATGACTTGAGCTTTCATTCGATAAGTTCTAACAAAGATTGTAAGCTTTACAAGAATTTGAGGACCATCAAGTGCTACAATTGTGATTCTTGCAA AGCTGGAGTAGCTCAGTACATGAAAACCGAGTGGCGACTTGTGGCGATCTTCAATGTTGTTCTGTTTGTTGTCTTG TCAATGGTTTACTTTGTGGGATGCTGCGCTAGAAGGAATGCTGCTAGTTACCGATCCAAACCTTAG
- the LOC104752998 gene encoding probable DEAD-box ATP-dependent RNA helicase 48 isoform X2, with protein sequence MYSLILRERSGSLTGSLWNRIVTRNMGGGPRTFPGGLNKWQWKRMHEKKAREKENKLLDQEKQLYEARIRTEIRAKMWGNQDSGEKTAKSKQSHGPMSPKEHIKTLADRFIKAGAEDLWNEDDGPIKKSEEEGSSRLSRRDNGGTGSNSIDSNFNSPIDVRKFVSMGSNSSRRGFSSTSRGRFKRNESSCDEGDDFDAKKLDTLSPFSPKFAGTKEKVKSSRSVEGVIRNKGLFGRRKFRKNDSSTEEDSDEEGEEGKMIGWMDLRKTGSSASLGNHDVKLTKRVNRNVTDEELYPPLDINTVREDLSKRRSVDNVMEENREPHDSIYSGKRFDESSISPLTLKALSASGIFNMTRVQYATLSECLDGKDALVKAKTGTGKSMAFLLPAIETVLKAMNNGKSVHKVPPIFALILCPTRELASQIAAEGKALLKYHDGIGVQTLTGGTRFKLDQQRLESEPCQILIATPGRLLDHIENKSGLTSRLMALKLFIVDEADLLLDLGFRRDVEKIIDCLPRQRQSLLFSATIPKEVRRVSQLVLKRDHSYIDTIGLGCVETHDKVKQSVIVAPHESHFHLVPHLLKEHISYTSDYKIIVFCSTGMVTSLMYTLLREMKLNVREIHARKAQLHRTRVSDEFKESNRLILVTSDVSARGMNYPDVTLVIQVGIPSDREQYIHRLGRTGREGKGGEGLLLIAPWERYFLDELRDLPLERIPVPDLDSRVKHQVDQSMAKIDTSIKEAAYHAWLGYYNSVRETGRDKTTLAELANRFCHSIGLEKPPALFRRTAVKMGLKGITGIPIRK encoded by the exons ATGTACTCGTTAATTCTCCGGGAACGTTCTGGATCCTTGACAGGTTCCTTATGGAACCGAATCGTCACCCGAAACATGGGTGGTGGTCCGAGAACCTTCCCTGGAGGACTCAACAAGTGGCAATGGAAACGAATGCACGAGAAGAAAgctagagagaaagagaacaagctCTTGGATCAAGAGAAGCAGCTTTACGAAGCTCGGATTCGGACCGAGATCCGAGCTAAAATGTGGGGTAATCAAGATTCCGGCGAGAAAACGGCGAAATCGAAGCAGAGTCACGGACCGATGAGTCCGAAAGAGCATATCAAAACCTTGGCTGATCGGTTTATAAAAGCTGGAGCAGAGGATTTGTGGAACGAAGATGATGGGCCGATTAAgaaatcggaagaagaaggGTCGTCGAGATTGTCTCGTAGGGATAATGGAGGAACAGGTTCGAATTCGATTGATTCTAATTTTAATTCGCCAATTGATGTGAGGAAGTTTGTTTCAATGGGTAGTAATAGTAGTAGGAGAGGCTTTTCGAGTACGAGTAGAGGTAGGTTTAAGAGAAATGAGAGTTCTTGTGATGAAGGAGATGACTTTGATGCTAAAAAGTTAGATACTTTGAGTCCTTTTTCTCCTAAATTTGCGGGTACTAAGGAGAAAGTGAAGAGCTCGCGGAGTGTTGAAGGAGTTATAAGGAACAAAGGTTTGTTTGGTCGGAGAAAGTTTAGGAAGAATGATAGTTCAACTGAAGAGGATTCtgatgaagaaggtgaagaggGAAAGATGATAGGTTGGATGGATTTGAGGAAGACAGGAAGCAGTGCGTCGTTAGGAAACCACGATGTCAAACTGACGAAAAGAGTGAACCGTAATGTCACGGACGAAGAGCTGTATCCTCCGTTAGATATTAATACAGTCAGAGAAGATCTCAGTAAAAGAAGATCTGTGGATAATGTAATGGAGGAGAACCGAGAGCCTCATGACTCGATTTACAGTGGGAAAAG ATTTGATGAGTCTAGTATATCTCCTTTGACTTTAAAGGCGCTTTCTGCCTCTGGCATTTTTAATATGACTAGAGTTCAATATGCCACTCTCTCTGAGTGCCTCGATG GTAAAGATGCGTTAGTCAAAGCCAAAACCGGGACGGGAAAAAGCATGGcctttttg cTTCCTGCAATTGAAACAGTTCTGAAAGCGATGAACAACGGTAAAAGTGTTCACAAAGTTCCTCCGATATTTGCTCTTATCCTCTGTCCCACAAGAGAACTTGCGAGCCAGATTGCTGCAGAGGGCAAGGCTCTTCTCAAATACCACGACGGTATCGGTGTTCAGACTCTAACTGGAGGTACCCGCTTCAAACTTGATCAGCAACGACTAGAATCCGAGCCATGCCAG ATACTAATTGCAACTCCGGGAAGACTCTTGGATCATATAGAGAATAAGTCTGGCTTAACATCACGTTTGATGGCTCTTAAATTGTTTATAGTTGACGAGGCTGATCTTTTGCTAGACTTAGGATTTAGGAGAGATGTCGAAAAAATCATAGATTGTTTGCCTCGTCAAAGacaatctcttctcttttctgcaACCATCCCAAAAGAG GTCCGTCGAGTCTCGCAGCTTGTTTTGAAAAGGGATCACTCTTATATAGACACAATCGGTCTTGGTTGTGTAGAAACTCATGATAAG GTGAAGCAATCTGTTATTGTTGCTCCACACGAATCTCATTTCCACTTAGTACCTCATCTACTAAAAGAACACATCAGCTACACGTCTGATTATAAG ATAATAGTCTTCTGCTCAACTGGTATGGTAACATCACTGATGTACACTCTGCTCCGGGAAATGAAATTGAACGTTAGGGAGATTCATGCTAGAAAAGCTCAGCTCCATAGAACACGTGTATCAGACGAGTTCAAGGAATCGAATAGACTGATCCTTGTCACATCTGATGTATCTGCTCGTGGAATGAACTATCCTGATGTTACTTTGGTTATACAG GTCGGTATACCAAGTGATAGAGAACAATATATACATCGGCTTGGTAGAACCGGAAGAGAAGGCAAAGGAGGCGAAGGTTTGCTTTTGATTGCGCCATGGGAGAGATATTTTCTTGATGAGCTCAGAGATTTGCCTCTTGAACGGATTCCGGTTCCGGATCTTGATTCAAGAGTTAAACATCAG GTTGATCAGTCAATGGCCAAGATTGATACAAGTATTAAAGAAGCAGCGTACCATGCTTGGCTCGGTTATTACAACTCGGTTCGAGAAACTGGTAGAGACAAAACCACGCTAGCCGAGTTAGCTAACCGGTTTTGCCATTCTATCGGTTTAGAGAAACCTCCTGCTTTGTTTCGAAGAACCGCGGTTAAGATGGGTCTCAAAGGTATTACTGGTATTCCAATCCGAAAATAA
- the LOC104753003 gene encoding remorin-like, with protein MGQDKRVKKDSPLSEQSAIILASSQNEKLVEIEKDKRLALIDAWEENEKAKAQTKAYKELCSIEAWENNMKTALELDLKKMEENLEVEKAEYSKKFKKKIPEIEKIAEAKREKIEKQKEQESIKVEKMSEKLIATPSAYPPNSKTCGCF; from the exons ATGGGACAAGATAAACGAGTCAAGAAAGATTCTCCACTATCTGAACAAAGTGCTATCATTTTGGCTTCAAGTCAAA ATGAAAAACTTGTTGAGATAGAGAAAGACAAGAGACTTGCGTTGATAGATGCTTGGGAAGAGAATGAGAAGGCAAAAGCTCAAACCAA GGCTTACAAAGAACTTTGCTCAATTGAAGCATGGGAGAACAACATGAAGACAGCTCTAGAGTTAGATTTGAAGAAAATGGAG gAGAATTTAGAAGTGGAGAAAGCTGAATActcaaaaaaattcaagaaaaagatACCAGAAATTGAGAAGATTGCagaagcaaaaagagaaaaaatagagaaacaaaaggaGCAAGAATCTATCAAAGTGGAAAAAATGAGCGAGAAGCTAATCGCAACTCCAAGTGCCTATCCACCCAATTCCAAAACCTGTGGATGTTTCTAA
- the LOC104753000 gene encoding tetraspanin-10-like isoform X2, translating to MGQSSYNVIIFGVWMSTHNDGCRRSLTFPVIALGGFIFLISIIGFLGACKRSVALLWIYLVVLLIVLIAILVFTVLAFIVTNNGSGHINPGLRYKEYKLNDYSSWFLKQLNNTNNWKRLKSCLVKSEQCRKLSKRYKTIKQFKSAELTPIEAGCCRPPSECGYPAVNASYYDLSFHSISSNKDCKLYKNLRTIKCYNCDSCKAGVAQYMKTEWRLVAIFNVVLFVVLSMVYFVGCCARRNAASYRSKP from the exons ATGGGTCAATCTTCTTACAATG TGATAATATTTGGGGTGTGGATGAGTACACATAATGATGGATGCAGAAGGTCACTTACATTTCCAGTCATAGCTCTTGGTGGTTTCATCTTCTTGAT ATCCATAATCGGGTTTCTTGGCGCGTGCAAGAGAAGTGTAGCGCTTCTTTGGATT TATCTTGTTGTGCTCTTGATCGTTTTGATCGCCATTCTTGTCTTTACCGTATTAGC GTTCATTGTAACAAACAATGGGTCCGGGCATATTAACCCTGGTTTAAG GTACAAGGAGTATAAGCTAAATGATTACAGCTCATGGTTTCTGAAACAG cttaacaataccaataactgGAAAAGACTAAAGAGTTGTCTTGTTAAATCAGAGCAATGTAGGAAGCTTTCCAAGAGATATAAG acTATCAAACAATTCAAATCCGCAGAATTGACCCCGATAGAAGCTGGCTGTTGTCGACCACCAtctga GTGTGGTTACCCTGCGGTGAATGCTTCCTACTATGACTTGAGCTTTCATTCGATAAGTTCTAACAAAGATTGTAAGCTTTACAAGAATTTGAGGACCATCAAGTGCTACAATTGTGATTCTTGCAA AGCTGGAGTAGCTCAGTACATGAAAACCGAGTGGCGACTTGTGGCGATCTTCAATGTTGTTCTGTTTGTTGTCTTG TCAATGGTTTACTTTGTGGGATGCTGCGCTAGAAGGAATGCTGCTAGTTACCGATCCAAACCTTAG